A single Aspergillus chevalieri M1 DNA, chromosome 3, nearly complete sequence DNA region contains:
- a CDS encoding MFS transporter (COG:U;~EggNog:ENOG410Q185;~InterPro:IPR020846,IPR011701,IPR036259;~PFAM:PF07690;~TransMembrane:10 (i144-163o175-193i234-255o267-284i339-365o377-397i418-438o444-471i483-504o510-534i);~go_function: GO:0022857 - transmembrane transporter activity [Evidence IEA];~go_process: GO:0055085 - transmembrane transport [Evidence IEA]) produces the protein MTEHDRASRSSSDEDISSIDDERQHATNGDSTGNGGNLEKQTTASSLSMFESRAQSVVSRIRSRDPGQTMPFNHPLSHTKTSTDVIVDFDGPDDPYRPLNWPFHKKAITTVLYGLTTMGATWASSIFSTGTAQVDAQYGVGSEVGLLGTALLLFGFGIGPLIWAPLSEVYGRKPAVLIPYFIAAIFSFGTATAKDIQTIMITRFFTGFFGSAPVTNTGGVLGDIWTAEQRGAAIVGYAMAVVGGPVIGPIVGGAVVQSYLGWRWTEYLTGILMMLTLTLDILILDESYSPALLVYKARRLRFSTGNWALHARHEEWDVTYKELANKYLIRPFQLLATPICFLVALYASFVYGILYLCLAAFPIVFQEVRGWNAVVGALPFLGILVGVLFGAAINLTNQKFYIARFKANNNFPVPEARLPPMMLGSVFFAAGLFIWAWTGNSASIHWIAPVIGTVLMGFGFFTIFQAALNYLIDTFQKFAASAVAANTFVRSMFAGSFPLFAQIMFHNMGIGWAGSVLGFIAVALIPIPFLFYIFGKRIRARGKWSRASVYGHD, from the exons ATGACAGAGCACGATCGTGCCTCTCGATCATCCAGCGACGAGGACATTTCCTCCATTGACGATGAGAGACAACATGCAACCAACGGCGATAGCACTGGAAATGGAGGGAACTTGGAGAAGCAGACCACTGCGTCTAGCTTATCCATGTTCGAAAGTCGCGCGCAATCGGTAGTTTCGAGGATTCGGAGTCGAGATCCCGGCCAGACGATGccgttcaatcacccattatCGCATACGAAGACCTCGACTGATGTAATTGTTGATTTTGATGGACCCGATGATCCGTATCGGCCGTTGAATTGGCCGTTTCATAAGAAGGCGATTACGACGGTGTTGTATGGGTTGACTACTATGG GCGCAACTTGGGCAAGTTCGAT CTTCTCTACCGGCACTGCGCAGGTTGATGCGCAATACGGCGTTGGCTCAGAAGTCGGTTTACTAGGAACCGCATTGCTCTTGTTTGGTTTCG GCATCGGCCCCCTTATATGGGCGCCGCTATCCGAAGTCTACGGCCGCAAACCGGCAGTCTTAATACCCTACTTTATCGCCGCGATCTTCTCGTTCGgcacagcaacagcaaaaGACATTCAAACGATCATGATCACCCGCTTCTTCACAGGCTTCTTCGGTTCCGCACCAGTCACCAACACCGGCGGCGTCCTGGGCGACATCTGGACAGCCGAGCAACGTGGCGCCGCCATCGTCGGCTACGCCATGGCCGTCGTCGGAGGCCCTGTAATTGGCCCAATCGTCGGCGGCGCGGTCGTCCAAAGCTACCTCGGCTGGCGCTGGACCGAATACTTAACCGGCATCCTAATGATGCTCACACTCACCCTggacatcctcatcctcgacgaATCCTACTCCCCAGCCCTCCTCGTCTACAAAGCGCGCCGCCTGCGCTTCAGCACGGGAAACTGGGCCCTGCACGCCCGCCACGAGGAATGGGACGTCACCTACAAAGAACTTGCCAACAAATACCTCATCCGCCCCTTCCAACTCCTCGCCACCCCCATCTGCTTCCTCGTCGCCCTCTACGCCTCCTTCGTCTACGGCATCCTGTACCTCTGCCTCGCGGCGTTCCCAATTGTCTTCCAAGAAGTCCGCGGATGGAACGCCGTTGTCGGCGCGCTACCTTTCCTTGGCATCCTAGTCGGCGTCCTCTTCGGCGCAGCCATCAACCTCACAAACCAGAAATTCTACATCGCCCGCTtcaaagcaaacaacaaCTTCCCCGTCCCCGAAGCCCGCCTGCCGCCCATGATGCTGGGCTCCGTCTTTTTCGCCGCGGGTCTCTTCATCTGGGCATGGACGGGCAATTCGGCGTCAATCCATTGGATCGCACCCGTCATCGGGACCGTGCTCATGGGCTTCGGGTTCTTCACTATCTTCCAGGCCGCGCTGAACTACCTCATCGATACGTTTCAGAAGTTTGCCGCGTCTGCAGTCGCGGCGAATACGTTTGTGCGGAGTATGTTCGCCGGTTCATTTCCGTTGTTTGCGCAGATTATGTTCCATAACATGGGTATTGGATGGGCTGGCTCGGTGCTGGGGTTTATTGCTGTGGCGCTGATTCCGATTCCGTTTTTGTTCTATATCTTTGGAAAGAGGATTCGGGCGAGGGGGAAGTGGTCGCGCGCGTCGGTTTATGGGCATGATTAG
- the pgkA gene encoding phosphoglycerate kinase pgkA (BUSCO:EOG09262F22;~COG:G;~EggNog:ENOG410PGBU;~InterPro:IPR001576,IPR036043,IPR015824,IPR015911;~PFAM:PF00162;~go_function: GO:0004618 - phosphoglycerate kinase activity [Evidence IEA];~go_process: GO:0006096 - glycolytic process [Evidence IEA]): protein MSLSNKVAITDVDLKDKRVLIRVDFNVPLDADKKITNNQRIVGALPTIKYAVENGAKAVILMSHLGRPDGKVNPKYSLKPVVPELEKLLGRSVVFAEDSVGKETEETVNKASGGQIVLLENLRFHAEEEGSSKDEQGNKVKADKEKVAEFRKGLTALGDVYINDAFGTAHRAHSSMVGVDLPQKASGFLVKKELDYFATALENPQRPFLAILGGAKVSDKIQLIDNLLPKVNSLIITGAMAFTFKKTLEGVKIGNSLFDEAGSKIVGEITEKAKKHNVEIVLPVDYVTADKFAADAKTGYATDADGIPDGYMGLDVGEKSVELYKKTIASAKTILWNGPPGVFEMEPFANATKKTLDAAVAAAQAGTIVIIGGGDTATVAAKYGAEEKLSHVSTGGGASLELLEGKDLPGVAALSSK from the exons ATGTCTCTCAGCAACAAGGTCGCCATCACAGACGTTGACCTCAAGGACAAGCGCGTCCTCATCCGG GTCGACTTCAATGTCCCCCTCGACGCCGACAAAAAGATCACCAACAACCAGCGTATCGTCGGTGCCCTCCCCACCATCAAGTATGCCGTCGAGAATGGCGCCAAGGCTGTCATCCTCATGTCCCATCTCGGCCGTCCTGACGGCAAGGTCAACCCCAAGTACAGTCTGAAGCCCGTTGTCCCCGAGCTCGAGAAGCTTCTGGGTCGCAGCGTTGTCTTCGCTGAGGACTCCGTTGGCAAGGAGACCGAGGAGACCGTCAACAAGGCCTCCGGTGGTCAGATCGTTCTGCTTGAGAACCTCCGTTTCCAcgctgaggaggagggtAGCTCGAAGGATGAGCAGGGCAACAAGGTCAAGGCCGACAAGGAGAAGGTCGCTGAGTTCCGCAAGGGATTGACTGCTCTCGGTGATGTCTACATCA ACGACGCTTTCGGTACCGCTCACCGTGCCCACAGCTCTATGGTTGGAGTCGACCTTCCCCAGAAGGCCTCTGGTTTCCTGGTCAAGAAGGAGCTTGACTACTTCGCTACCGCTTTGGAGAACCCTCAGCGCCCCTTCCTTGCCATCCTCGGTGGTGCCAAGGTTTCCGACAAGATCCAGCTGATCGACAACCTACTCCCCAAGGTTAACAGCCTCATCATCACCGGTGCCATGGCCTTCACCTTCAAGAAGACCCTTGAAGGCGTCAAGATCGGAAACTCCCTCTTCGACGAGGCCGGCAGCAAGATCGTCGGCGAGATCACCgagaaggccaagaagcACAACGTCGAGATCGTCCTCCCCGTCGACTATGTCACGGCCGACAAGTTCGCCGCCGACGCTAAGACCGGCTATGCCACCGACGCCGACGGTATCCCCGACGGCTACATGGGTCTTGACGTTGGCGAGAAGAGTGTCGAGCTGTACAAGAAGACCATTGCTTCTGCTAAGACCATCCTGTGGAATGGTCCCCCCGGCGTCTTCGAGATGGAGCCTTTCGCCAACGCTACCAAGAAGACTCTCGACGCTGCTGTCGCTGCTGCTCAGGCCGGcaccatcgtcatcatcggtgGTGGTGACACTGCCACCGTCGCTGCCAAGTACGGTGCTGAGGAGAAGCTGAGCCACGTCTCGACTGGTGGCGGTGCTTCGTTGGAGCTCCTGGAAGGCAAGGACCTGCCTGGTGTTGCTGCCCTGTCGAGTAAGTAA
- the IML2 gene encoding TTC39/IML2 family protein (COG:S;~EggNog:ENOG410QE90;~InterPro:IPR019412;~PFAM:PF10300;~TransMembrane:2 (o265-290i302-321o)) — translation MFKVGSWFYGKKPAAQVQSLDSLVELRDLEDALQAATLIMNDDVDGAEDGLSEGTSSFHNLGKGVVAFIRATLGFEQEIMRQASERLVEAETSASNDQHRAQHNAHAPNSYHSQIYAPGTEFALCQAMAQLMSAVVGVLNESLTESVKGFYKLRKAYLTLDAILKMEEKFMQERQSGQASASTRSSESLNRARGIGKAHTDPTLSHSSDDALSRKLDDLDVSHDSAAASAASVGASTNMLNIDPDSDLFKNQIDVFIHSGANFCFGILLLLISMVPPAFSKLLSIIGFYGDKQRGLRMLWQASKFHNLIGAIAAFAVLGYYNGFVRYCDIMPDAIPGEDGDVEGYPQERLEGLLADMRKRFPNSQLWLLEESRMEGANKNLEKALELLCGENKSPLKQVEALRVFERSLNAMYLHKYELCAQSFLECFDLNSWSRSLYYYIVGSSHLTLYRQTLQKDPTEAAKHAEKATEYFRAAPPLAGKKRFMARQLPFDVFVSRKVAKWEARAKEWKVPLVEAVGVDPVEEMIFFWNGHSRMTREQLEASLINLAWSESDANRTWAREGLEEKAILQLLRAAVLRSLRKHDEARDLLQTHILNHDKNQFKGHLKDDWICPVAHFEMAANLWMERPTYIAEHGHPTSDPEKTETKSSATDEKIERQKALACKEYLEKAARWESYELDARIGLKVTAAMEAVRKWESTHDPAATAGSS, via the exons ATGTTCAAGGTTGGATCGTGGTTTTATGGCAAAAAGCCCGCGGCTCAGGTGCAGTCGCTGGACTCGTTGGTTGAATTGAGGGACC TCGAGGATGCGCTGCAAG CTGCGACCTTGATCATGAACGATGATGTCGATGGTGCCGAAGATGGTCTTTCCGAGGGGACTTCGTCTTTTCATAAT CTCGGAAAAGGTGTAGTCGCATTTATCCGGGCAACGTTAGGTTTTGAGCAGGAGATTATGCGGCAAG CATCCGAACGACTCGTCGAAGCCGAAACCAGCGCATCCAACGACCAACATCGAGCTCAGCACAATGCGCACGCCCCGAATAGCTACCACTCGCAGATCTATGCTCCCGGAACCGAGTTTGCGCTTTGTCAGGCAATGGCACAGCTCATGAgtgctgttgttggtgtcTTGAATGAGAGTCTCACGGAGAGTGTCAAGGGTTTCTACAAGCTGAGAAAGGCGTATCTGACCCTCGATGCGATCCTGAAGATGGAAGAGAAGTTTATGCAGGAAAGACAATCTGGGCAGGCTTCAGCATCAACCAGGTCGAGCGAGTCATTGAACAGAGCCCGTGGAATAGGGAAAGCGCACACAGATCCCACTTTGTCACATTCATCGGATGATGCGCTATCACGCAAACTGGACGATCTCGATGTTTCCCACGATTCGGCTGCTGCCTCGGCAGCATCTGTAGGTGCATCGACGAACATGCTCAACATCGATCCCGATTCCGATCTTTTCAAGAACCAGATCGACGTCTTCATACACTCTGGGGCCAATTTCTGTTTCGGTATTCTTCTGCTGTTGATCTCGATGGTGCCGCCGGCATTCAGCAAATTGCTCAGCATCATCGGGTTCTACGGGGATAAGCAACGAGGATTGCGGATGCTATGGCAGGCGAGCAAGTTCCACAACTTGATCGGTGCCATTGCGGCCTTCGCAGTGCTGGGATACTACAACGGGTTCGTTCGTTACTGCGATATCATGCCAGACGCCATACCTGGAGAAGACGGCGACGTCGAGGGGTACCCGCAAGAACGACTCGAGGGTTTGCTTGCAGACATGCGGAAACGGTTCCCGAACAGCCAGCTTTGGCTTCTTGAAGAATCCCGCATGGAGGGTGCTAACAAGAACCTTGAAAAGGCACTAGAGCTTTTGTGTGGGGAGAACAAGAGTCCCCTGAAGCAGGTGGAGGCCCTGCGAGTTTTCGAGCGGAGTCTGAATGCGATGTATCTTCATAAATACGAGCTCTGTGCGCAGTCTTTTCTCGAG TGCTTCGATCTCAACTCCTGGTCTCGAAGTTTGTATTACTACATCGTCGGATCATCGCATCTCACCCTTTACCGCCAAACCCTCCAAAAAGATCCCACCGAAGCAGCCAAGCACGCCGAGAAAGCCACGGAATACTTCCGCGCAGCACCCCCGTTGGCCGGCAAGAAGCGCTTCATGGCACGCCAGTTGCCGTTTGACGTGTTTGTGAGCCGCAAAGTCGCCAAATGGGAAGCCCGCGCCAAGGAATGGAAGGTCCCGCTCGTCGAGGCAGTCGGTGTGGACCCCGTCGAAGAGATGATCTTCTTCTGGAACGGACACAGCCGCATGACTCGCGAGCAGCTCGAGGCTTCCTTGATCAACCTGGCGTGGTCCGAAAGCGACGCCAATAGGACATGGGCACGGGAGGGTCTGGAGGAGAAAGCGATTCTGCAACTCCTCCGCGCTGCGGTTCTGCGTTCACTCCGGAAACACGATGAAGCCAGGGACCTTCTGCAAACGCACATCCTCAACCACGACAAGAACCAGTTCAAGGGGCATCTCAAAGACGACTGGATCTGTCCCGTGGCGCATTTTGAAATGGCCGCGAATCTATGGATGGAGCGGCCAACGTATATCGCTGAGCATGGGCATCCTACCTCTGACCCCGAGAAAACAGAAACCAAGTCCTCAGCCACGGACGAGAAGATCGAGCGGCAAAAGGCCCTTGCGTGCAAGGAGTATCTGGAGAAAGCGGCAAGATGGGAGAGCTATGAACTTGATGCTCGGATCGGACTCAAGGTTACTGCTGCCATGGAAGCTGTGCGGAAGTGGGAGAGCACGCATGATCCTGCTGCAACTGCAGGGTCTTCATGA
- a CDS encoding proteasome regulatory particle lid subunit SEM1 (COG:O;~EggNog:ENOG410PS8W;~InterPro:IPR007834;~PFAM:PF05160;~go_component: GO:0008541 - proteasome regulatory particle, lid subcomplex [Evidence IEA];~go_process: GO:0006406 - mRNA export from nucleus [Evidence IEA];~go_process: GO:0043248 - proteasome assembly [Evidence IEA]), with translation MSNTTQDKPELSQQPQQQNPPVLEEDDEFEDFPVEDWDQEEAEKASVAANDNAHLWEESWDDDDAAEDFSKQLQEELKKVEASS, from the exons ATGTCGAACACAACACAGGACAAGCCCGAGCTCTCGCAGCAACCGCAGCAACAGAACCCTCCCGTTCTGGAGGAAGACGACGAGTTTGAGGATTTCCCTGTTGAAG ACTGGGACCAAGAAGAAGCCGAAAAAGCCTCCGTAGCAGCAAATGACAACGCACACTTGTGGGAGGAGAGCtgggatgacgatgatgccgCCGAGGATTTCTCGAAACAACTACA AGAAGAGCTGAAGAAGGTCGAGGCGTCGAGTTAA